A window of Aerococcus urinae contains these coding sequences:
- a CDS encoding YjbQ family protein — MTVYKETIKVQSTGGQPTYVNISAQVREAIENSGVQNGICAVISPHTTCSVFYEEYAHDMTEDGIESLQADLNNVLEKIIPYHTSADTYIYPGEEHYKAVAEWPNVKDYLPNNSPSDLWNGDAHLKATLIGSSQVFDVDEGKLGVGSTGHIYFADFDCARPRERKCVIKVMGD; from the coding sequence ATGACAGTCTATAAAGAAACCATTAAAGTCCAATCCACTGGAGGGCAACCAACCTATGTTAACATTAGTGCCCAAGTTCGCGAAGCTATTGAAAACAGTGGCGTTCAAAATGGCATTTGTGCAGTGATTTCGCCCCACACCACTTGTTCAGTCTTCTATGAAGAGTATGCCCATGATATGACTGAAGACGGGATTGAGTCTCTACAGGCTGACTTAAATAATGTCTTAGAGAAGATTATTCCTTACCATACCAGTGCCGATACTTATATTTATCCGGGTGAGGAACATTATAAGGCAGTTGCAGAATGGCCAAATGTAAAAGACTATCTGCCTAATAATTCACCATCAGACTTATGGAATGGTGACGCTCACTTAAAAGCAACTCTGATTGGTTCCAGCCAAGTTTTTGACGTGGATGAAGGCAAATTAGGGGTAGGTTCTACGGGGCATATCTATTTTGCGGATTTTGACTGTGCTAGACCGCGCGAGAGAAAATGTGTGATTAAAGTGATGGGTGACTAA
- a CDS encoding triose-phosphate isomerase yields the protein MSKVQVKSPFFIFNPKSFLYGEELLELAKVADQEAEKHPGISVFLTCPYADLAAVAQATDHIIVSAQHLDGIEPGRGMGKVLPESLQAAGARATFLNHAENPMTIAEIVQAIQRADDLDIITIVCADSMKEAQALATLHPDIILCEPTELIGTGQTSDASYIESTNEAIKAIDDNILVMQAAGISTANDVSRTIEMGADGTGCTSGITKADNPKQMLKDMIEAAAKAK from the coding sequence ATGTCTAAAGTACAAGTAAAGTCGCCATTTTTCATTTTTAACCCGAAATCATTCTTATACGGCGAGGAACTTTTAGAACTTGCTAAAGTAGCTGACCAAGAAGCCGAAAAACACCCAGGAATTTCAGTTTTTCTGACTTGCCCTTATGCGGATCTAGCGGCAGTTGCTCAAGCTACCGACCATATTATTGTCTCCGCTCAACACCTGGACGGCATTGAACCAGGTAGGGGGATGGGCAAAGTCCTCCCTGAGTCATTACAAGCTGCCGGTGCTCGAGCGACTTTCTTAAATCACGCTGAAAATCCTATGACCATTGCTGAGATTGTCCAAGCCATCCAAAGGGCCGATGACTTAGATATCATTACCATTGTTTGTGCGGATTCCATGAAGGAAGCCCAGGCTTTGGCGACCTTGCATCCTGACATTATTCTCTGTGAACCGACTGAACTTATTGGGACTGGCCAAACTTCTGATGCTTCCTATATCGAATCAACTAACGAAGCGATAAAAGCTATTGATGACAATATCTTAGTCATGCAAGCGGCTGGGATTTCGACCGCGAATGATGTTAGCCGCACCATTGAAATGGGAGCAGACGGTACTGGCTGTACCAGTGGGATTACTAAGGCCGACAATCCCAAACAAATGTTAAAAGATATGATTGAAGCTGCTGCCAAAGCAAAATAG
- a CDS encoding class II fructose-bisphosphate aldolase, giving the protein MKVDSKELLLDAKKRGYAIPAPDYIDLDSARAYVEVAEERGLPVILSYAQKHVDIMSLEEAALVGNFLAEKASVPVVLHLDHGFDKDFIFKAIDLGFSAAMIDASEASFEDNVKITKEVVDYAHKYNVPVEAELGHVGANDLSEARALTDSVYTEAKDVVRFVEATGVDSLAVSIGTAHGVYSGTPEINFDRLEEINQATDIPLVLHGGSSSGDENLKKCAQKGVAKINVYTDFIVAAYEAIQKEKPEGYVELKKTADQGMRAVLDHYYDVFETERYKEGK; this is encoded by the coding sequence GATACGCCATTCCTGCGCCTGATTATATTGACCTAGATTCAGCTCGTGCTTATGTTGAGGTGGCGGAAGAACGTGGGTTACCCGTTATTTTATCTTATGCTCAAAAACACGTTGATATTATGTCCTTAGAAGAAGCAGCTTTAGTCGGTAACTTCTTAGCAGAGAAGGCCAGTGTTCCCGTGGTGCTCCACTTGGACCATGGCTTTGATAAGGACTTTATTTTTAAAGCCATTGATTTAGGCTTTTCTGCAGCTATGATTGACGCTTCGGAAGCGAGTTTTGAAGACAATGTCAAAATTACTAAAGAAGTGGTTGACTATGCCCATAAATACAATGTCCCCGTAGAAGCTGAATTGGGTCACGTAGGCGCCAATGACTTGTCAGAAGCCCGGGCCTTAACCGATTCTGTTTACACCGAAGCCAAGGATGTGGTTCGTTTTGTTGAGGCAACAGGCGTTGATTCCTTAGCAGTCTCCATTGGTACTGCTCATGGTGTTTATTCCGGAACGCCGGAAATCAACTTCGACCGCTTAGAGGAAATCAACCAAGCCACCGATATTCCTCTAGTTTTACATGGTGGCTCTTCCTCAGGAGATGAAAACCTGAAAAAATGTGCCCAAAAAGGCGTTGCGAAGATCAATGTCTACACAGACTTCATTGTGGCGGCTTATGAAGCCATTCAAAAGGAAAAACCTGAAGGCTATGTGGAACTGAAAAAGACCGCTGACCAAGGGATGAGAGCAGTGCTTGATCACTACTATGATGTCTTTGAAACCGAGCGTTATAAGGAAGGAAAATAA